A single genomic interval of Brevundimonas diminuta harbors:
- a CDS encoding SDR family NAD(P)-dependent oxidoreductase translates to MNGSAVVIGATGGIGRAMVERIVADGAFDTVWAVSRSGADVAGALGLAADLEDEASLASAADRIGQGPAPTLVVVASGVLHDGLQPERSFRQLDAEHLLRDYRVNAVGPALAAKHLLPLMPGDRRAVFAALSARVGSIADNRLGGWHAYRASKAALNMILRNLSVEMARSRPQAVIAGLHPGTVATDLSAPFQKGVAEGKLFTADYSAERLLAVLSNLTPADSGGVFAWDGARVPE, encoded by the coding sequence ATGAACGGATCGGCGGTGGTGATCGGGGCGACAGGCGGCATCGGCCGGGCGATGGTCGAGCGGATCGTGGCGGACGGCGCGTTCGATACGGTGTGGGCCGTGTCGCGGTCCGGAGCGGACGTGGCGGGCGCGCTAGGGTTGGCGGCCGATCTGGAGGATGAGGCCAGTCTGGCGTCCGCCGCCGACCGGATCGGCCAGGGGCCGGCGCCGACCTTGGTCGTCGTGGCGAGCGGGGTGCTGCACGACGGACTTCAGCCGGAGCGGTCGTTTCGCCAATTGGATGCGGAACACTTATTGCGGGACTACCGTGTCAATGCGGTGGGGCCCGCGCTGGCAGCGAAACATCTGCTGCCGCTGATGCCGGGCGATCGGCGGGCGGTGTTCGCGGCCCTGTCGGCGCGGGTGGGGTCGATCGCCGACAACCGACTGGGCGGCTGGCACGCCTATCGCGCATCCAAGGCGGCGCTGAACATGATCCTGCGCAATCTGTCGGTTGAGATGGCGCGCAGCCGTCCGCAGGCGGTGATCGCCGGTCTGCATCCCGGCACGGTGGCGACGGACCTGAGCGCGCCGTTCCAGAAGGGGGTGGCGGAGGGCAAGCTGTTCACGGCGGACTATTCCGCCGAGCGGCTGCTGGCCGTGCTCTCGAACCTGACCCCGGCCGACAGCGGCGGCGTGTTCGCCTGGGACGGGGCGAGGGTGCCGGAATAG
- a CDS encoding TonB-dependent receptor domain-containing protein — MTSTVLAGALVATSALAQTAEQTTLTAGPVSAQTQPADQLEEIVVTGSRIRRDPVNSATPLIQVSGEQLLTTGQSTVIDYLATIPALSNSQVPSDSTGVLGIGGLSFANLRSLGAGRTLTLVDGRRHVGSQGGTLSVDVDTIPRLLIQNIEIITGGASSVYGADAVSGVLNFVLRKDFEGLELDANYGMINENGEATRRVSALLGKNFFDDRLNVYGFGEYEKLDEVQSMDIDWLRNARGLVGIDADPTNARYDGDRDNQLFYGYRTLQRPRWGQTTLANNQQASPLNDPDVPYANCASVNTAIGGSSANCFSVEPGRTWVFDGTTARLANFGQRIGNTGINRPLTIGGDGDQPAEFSLITRVPASESQRYQVGANFKVTNDILAFVEAKYVTEDTHFSSQPDFYDFILGDNLPNSFYGGATTANQIGSNYNFFNRQGLRIADNAYIPDNLRQAIYANRITLYNPPTATAPSTVAGTAAAPYARHTLFGENRDQYSTRDLLRFVAGVQGSFDKVSFVKNVDWSLSYTYGQVEVEETETGTDALRVNLAADAVRDTAGILGTPGAIVCRSRLLNAQGLPLDDYFLPFNDLRDSQVGRDAVANCQPLNIFGVGNQSQAARDYINAAVNYTERNEQEDAIASVSGQLWDFWGAGPIGVALGYEHRREYTEAVGRDASTAGRALFLNGGPDFPGAEYTSDEGFTELSLPLFRDSILGEYAELSGSYRYFDYSTVGTGDVYGVNLIYRPIRDITFKTSFNTSFRAPDLSENFSPLGETFANNFVDPCATTNIALQTAEIRANRIANCTALAQARGLTFDFAGTTATNTDDFNPVYGSGVSGVTGGNPNLTPEESESFTFSTVLQPRFIPNFSLVLDYYEIEITQVIAAVSAQTAANNCVNGPGLNNAACATIFRNNPQIPFGLGAPANDPVGGFIEGALNYAALTTRGLDFTARYGFDFDEMMGRNWGRLDYSLAGSWLIEQENFLDSTNAANFTSDRGNLFFPNVRFTSSLTYTPNDTWSVNWSVDWQSAQNINRNRDLVLNADTREQSLNNTGNFMRNDFTVRYNVRDDLSLRVGVVNAFDAEQAPQLGQTLYSNFDPYGRRFFIGLNYKVF; from the coding sequence TTGACATCCACCGTTCTGGCCGGCGCTCTTGTCGCAACCAGCGCCCTAGCACAAACAGCCGAGCAGACCACGCTGACCGCAGGTCCGGTGTCGGCTCAGACACAGCCCGCCGACCAGCTGGAAGAAATCGTGGTTACGGGCTCGCGTATCCGCCGCGACCCGGTCAACTCGGCGACGCCGCTCATTCAGGTTTCAGGCGAGCAGCTGCTGACCACCGGTCAATCGACCGTGATCGACTACCTGGCCACCATCCCGGCCCTTTCGAACTCGCAGGTGCCCTCTGATTCCACTGGCGTCCTGGGTATCGGCGGCCTTTCGTTTGCCAACCTGCGTTCGCTCGGCGCCGGCCGCACCCTGACCTTGGTGGACGGCCGTCGTCACGTCGGTTCTCAAGGCGGCACGCTTTCGGTCGACGTCGATACCATCCCGCGTCTGCTGATCCAGAACATCGAGATCATCACCGGCGGCGCCTCGTCGGTTTACGGCGCTGACGCTGTGTCGGGCGTTCTGAACTTCGTCCTGCGCAAGGACTTCGAAGGTCTGGAACTGGACGCCAACTACGGCATGATCAACGAGAACGGCGAAGCCACCCGCCGCGTCTCCGCCCTGCTGGGCAAGAATTTCTTCGACGACCGCCTGAACGTTTACGGCTTCGGCGAATACGAGAAGCTCGACGAAGTGCAGTCGATGGACATCGACTGGCTGCGCAACGCCCGCGGCCTGGTCGGCATCGACGCCGATCCGACCAATGCTCGCTACGACGGCGATCGTGACAACCAGCTGTTCTATGGCTACCGCACTCTGCAACGCCCGCGTTGGGGCCAAACGACCCTGGCCAACAACCAGCAGGCCAGCCCGCTGAACGATCCGGACGTGCCTTACGCCAACTGCGCCAGCGTCAACACTGCAATCGGCGGCAGCAGCGCGAACTGCTTCTCGGTCGAACCGGGCCGCACCTGGGTCTTCGACGGCACGACGGCACGCCTGGCCAACTTCGGTCAGCGCATCGGCAACACCGGCATCAACCGTCCGCTGACCATCGGCGGCGACGGCGACCAGCCTGCTGAATTCTCGCTCATCACCCGCGTTCCCGCCTCGGAATCGCAGCGCTATCAGGTCGGCGCGAACTTCAAGGTCACCAACGACATCTTGGCCTTCGTCGAAGCCAAGTATGTGACCGAAGACACGCACTTCTCGTCGCAGCCGGACTTCTACGACTTTATCCTGGGCGACAACCTGCCGAACAGCTTCTACGGCGGCGCCACCACGGCCAATCAGATCGGCTCGAACTACAACTTCTTCAACCGCCAAGGTCTGCGGATCGCCGACAACGCCTACATCCCTGACAACCTGCGTCAGGCGATCTATGCGAACCGGATCACCCTCTATAATCCGCCCACCGCGACCGCGCCCAGCACCGTCGCCGGCACGGCCGCCGCGCCTTACGCGCGTCACACCCTGTTCGGCGAAAACCGCGACCAGTACAGCACGCGCGACCTGCTGCGGTTCGTGGCCGGCGTCCAAGGCAGCTTCGACAAGGTCTCCTTCGTCAAGAACGTCGATTGGAGCCTGTCCTACACCTATGGTCAGGTCGAGGTTGAAGAGACGGAAACCGGCACTGACGCCCTGCGGGTCAACCTGGCCGCCGACGCCGTGCGCGACACCGCCGGCATTCTCGGTACGCCCGGCGCCATCGTCTGCCGCTCGCGCCTGCTGAACGCCCAGGGCCTGCCCTTGGACGATTACTTCCTGCCGTTCAACGACCTACGCGACAGCCAGGTCGGTCGCGATGCGGTCGCCAACTGCCAACCGCTGAACATCTTCGGCGTCGGCAACCAAAGCCAGGCTGCTCGCGACTACATCAACGCTGCCGTCAACTACACCGAGCGCAACGAGCAGGAAGACGCCATCGCGTCGGTCTCCGGCCAGCTCTGGGACTTCTGGGGCGCCGGTCCTATCGGCGTGGCCTTGGGTTATGAGCATCGCCGCGAATACACCGAAGCGGTTGGACGTGACGCGTCGACCGCTGGTCGCGCGCTGTTCCTGAACGGCGGCCCGGACTTCCCGGGTGCGGAATACACCAGCGATGAAGGCTTCACCGAGCTTTCGCTGCCCCTGTTCCGCGATTCCATCCTGGGTGAGTATGCCGAACTGAGCGGATCCTACCGCTACTTCGACTACAGCACGGTCGGCACGGGCGACGTCTATGGCGTCAACCTGATCTACCGTCCGATCCGGGACATCACGTTCAAGACCAGCTTCAACACCTCGTTCCGCGCGCCGGACCTCAGCGAAAACTTCTCGCCGCTGGGTGAAACCTTCGCCAACAATTTTGTCGATCCCTGCGCCACCACCAACATCGCCCTGCAGACGGCGGAGATCCGCGCTAACCGGATCGCCAACTGTACGGCATTGGCCCAAGCGCGCGGCTTGACGTTCGACTTTGCTGGAACGACCGCGACCAATACGGACGACTTCAACCCGGTGTATGGCAGCGGCGTATCGGGCGTCACGGGCGGCAACCCCAATCTGACCCCGGAAGAATCGGAGTCCTTCACCTTCTCCACCGTGCTGCAGCCCCGGTTCATCCCGAACTTCAGCCTGGTGCTCGATTACTATGAGATCGAGATCACGCAGGTGATCGCCGCCGTGTCGGCCCAAACCGCAGCCAACAACTGCGTCAACGGTCCGGGTCTGAACAACGCGGCTTGCGCGACCATCTTCCGCAACAACCCGCAGATCCCGTTCGGCTTGGGCGCTCCGGCGAACGATCCGGTCGGCGGCTTCATCGAAGGCGCCCTGAACTACGCCGCCCTGACCACGCGTGGTCTGGACTTCACGGCTCGTTATGGCTTCGACTTCGACGAGATGATGGGCCGGAACTGGGGTCGCCTGGACTACTCGCTGGCGGGTTCGTGGCTGATCGAGCAGGAAAACTTCCTCGACTCGACCAACGCCGCCAACTTCACCAGCGATCGCGGCAACCTGTTCTTCCCGAACGTCCGCTTCACCTCCTCGCTGACCTACACGCCCAACGACACTTGGAGCGTCAACTGGTCCGTGGACTGGCAGTCGGCTCAGAACATCAACCGCAACCGCGATCTGGTCCTGAACGCCGACACCCGCGAGCAGAGCCTGAACAACACGGGCAACTTCATGCGGAACGACTTCACGGTCCGCTACAATGTCCGGGACGACCTGTCGCTCCGCGTGGGCGTCGTCAACGCCTTCGACGCCGAACAGGCGCCGCAACTGGGTCAGACGCTCTACAGCAACTTCGATCCTTACGGCCGTCGCTTCTTCATCGGTTTGAACTACAAGGTGTTCTAA
- a CDS encoding ribonuclease E inhibitor RraB, which translates to MDASDIRHDERDAMVRAALAEQGDSGVTPRHTLFYFYGEGDHGDLNEVARRAGFLTRGADDMTVLETTMAVDEASFAATSAMMQTWAAAFQLEYDGWECAVVTH; encoded by the coding sequence TTGGACGCCTCGGACATCCGTCATGACGAACGCGACGCCATGGTGCGCGCGGCGCTGGCCGAACAGGGCGACAGCGGCGTGACGCCGCGCCATACGTTGTTCTACTTCTATGGCGAGGGCGACCACGGCGACCTGAACGAGGTCGCACGGCGCGCCGGCTTCCTGACGCGCGGCGCCGACGACATGACGGTGCTCGAAACGACCATGGCGGTGGACGAGGCGTCGTTTGCGGCGACCTCGGCCATGATGCAGACCTGGGCCGCGGCCTTCCAGCTGGAGTATGACGGCTGGGAATGCGCGGTCGTGACCCACTAG
- a CDS encoding HAD family hydrolase, translating into MSITTVGLDADDTLWHNETIFRLTHARFVDLLADHGDEATIEARLAETEQRNLRLYGYGIKGFTLSMIETAMELTNGEAPPHVVREILAAGREMLAQPVETLPGVDAVVAELSEKYRLVLITKGDLLDQERKLAASGLGDLFSAVEIVSEKDRATYERVFTRHGTGPAEAVMAGNSMKSDVLPAIAAGAFGVHIPYHVTWAHELADAPVDEPRYVSLARIDELPDWIAAMHVPTRTNA; encoded by the coding sequence ATGAGCATCACCACTGTCGGCCTCGATGCCGACGACACCCTCTGGCACAACGAGACGATCTTCCGCCTGACCCACGCGCGGTTCGTCGATCTTCTGGCCGACCACGGCGACGAGGCGACCATTGAGGCGCGCCTGGCCGAAACCGAGCAACGCAATCTGCGGCTCTATGGCTACGGCATCAAGGGCTTCACCCTGTCGATGATCGAGACGGCGATGGAGCTGACGAACGGCGAGGCTCCGCCCCATGTCGTGCGCGAGATCCTGGCCGCCGGTCGCGAGATGCTGGCCCAACCGGTCGAGACCCTGCCCGGCGTGGATGCAGTCGTTGCCGAACTGTCCGAAAAATACCGCCTGGTCCTGATCACCAAGGGCGACCTGCTGGATCAGGAGCGCAAGTTAGCGGCCTCAGGCCTGGGCGACCTGTTCAGCGCCGTCGAGATCGTCTCCGAAAAGGATCGCGCCACCTACGAACGGGTCTTCACCCGCCACGGCACCGGCCCGGCCGAGGCCGTCATGGCCGGCAACTCCATGAAGTCCGACGTCCTTCCCGCCATCGCGGCCGGCGCCTTCGGCGTCCACATCCCCTACCACGTCACCTGGGCCCACGAACTGGCCGATGCTCCCGTCGACGAGCCCCGCTACGTCTCCCTCGCCCGCATCGACGAACTCCCCGACTGGATCGCGGCGATGCACGTCCCGACACGGACTAACGCATAA